From Streptomyces durmitorensis, a single genomic window includes:
- a CDS encoding L,D-transpeptidase family protein, producing MRIAGAVRAVAAVAACGVLLTSCGSGDDGAKAGGKKDDADRAKRAGAPATTDLKRIPDVGDRLQNKIPKNSRQVVAVYGQGEDSAKSTVVLYEKSGSTWDKTRSWAAHNGKKGWTTDHRENDKRSPVGVYTLTDAGGVLADPGAELPYTQSTSMQAPHYWPKTHWHDFDYVIAIDYNRAKGTPPNDPTRPQGQSKGGSIWLHMDHGSGTSGCVSLSKPGMEYLLKSLDPKQHPVVVMGDKANLKG from the coding sequence ATGCGTATAGCCGGTGCGGTGCGAGCGGTGGCCGCGGTCGCGGCCTGCGGTGTTCTTCTGACGTCCTGTGGCAGTGGGGACGACGGGGCGAAGGCCGGAGGGAAGAAGGACGACGCGGACCGGGCGAAGAGAGCCGGGGCGCCGGCGACGACCGACCTCAAGCGCATCCCCGACGTGGGCGACCGCCTCCAGAACAAGATCCCGAAGAACTCCCGGCAGGTCGTGGCGGTCTACGGCCAGGGCGAGGACTCTGCGAAGTCCACCGTCGTCCTGTACGAGAAGTCCGGCTCGACGTGGGACAAGACCCGCAGCTGGGCCGCGCACAACGGCAAAAAGGGCTGGACCACCGACCATCGCGAGAACGACAAGCGCAGCCCGGTCGGCGTCTACACGCTCACCGACGCGGGCGGCGTCCTCGCCGACCCGGGCGCCGAACTCCCGTACACCCAGAGCACGTCGATGCAGGCCCCGCACTACTGGCCCAAGACGCACTGGCACGACTTCGACTACGTCATCGCCATCGACTACAACCGCGCCAAGGGCACTCCGCCCAACGACCCGACCCGCCCCCAGGGCCAGTCCAAGGGCGGCAGCATCTGGCTTCACATGGACCACGGCAGCGGCACGTCGGGCTGCGTGAGCCTGTCGAAGCCGGGCATGGAGTACCTCCTGAAGAGCCTCGACCCGAAGCAGCACCCGGTCGTGGTGATGGGGGACAAGGCGAACTTGAAGGGCTAG
- a CDS encoding Gfo/Idh/MocA family protein, translating to MHDEHALPNPDESATPDDSADGASRRAVLRTAGLAGAGLGLGALTGGTAHADAPQGAPAAAASAAEAPPRKGKTMVGVPFERRSTVRVGIVGLGNRGGSMIDLFLAIPGVKVVALCDPVKDKTAAAAKKVTDAGQPAPATYTKGDHDFENLCKRGDVDFVYVATPWDWHFEMSKTAMLNGKHVGVECPVALQLDQLWELVDLSERTRRHCMQLENCCYGKNEMRVLRMAHAGKFGDLLHGAGAYNHDLRGLMFDPDYYEGPWRRLWHTRLRGDLYPNHGFGPVSNYMDINRGDRVTHISSFGTPALGLAEYRKAHMPAGDPSWKETYIESDRTISLVQTAKGRVIRLEHDVSTPHPYSRINSLGGTKGVFEDYPERIYIEPDHTNDEWGDFGKYAADFDHWLWKEHSNPPGGHGGMDYIMIFRLMQTMQLGLVPDFDVYDAAVWTSPVPLSHLSIKAKGAPQAIPDFTRGLWKKERPGVDSEKPKA from the coding sequence ATGCACGACGAGCACGCCCTACCGAACCCTGACGAGTCCGCGACCCCTGACGACTCCGCCGACGGCGCCTCCCGCCGTGCCGTGCTCCGCACCGCGGGCCTCGCCGGAGCCGGGCTCGGCCTCGGCGCCCTCACCGGCGGCACGGCCCACGCCGACGCCCCGCAGGGCGCGCCCGCCGCGGCGGCCTCCGCCGCCGAGGCTCCGCCCCGCAAGGGCAAGACCATGGTCGGCGTACCGTTCGAGCGGCGTTCCACGGTGCGCGTCGGCATCGTCGGCCTCGGCAACCGCGGCGGCAGCATGATCGACCTCTTCCTGGCGATCCCGGGAGTGAAGGTCGTCGCGCTCTGCGACCCGGTCAAGGACAAGACGGCGGCCGCCGCGAAGAAGGTCACCGACGCGGGCCAGCCCGCCCCGGCGACGTACACCAAGGGTGATCACGACTTCGAGAACCTGTGCAAGCGCGGGGACGTCGACTTCGTGTACGTGGCGACGCCCTGGGACTGGCACTTCGAGATGTCCAAGACGGCGATGCTGAACGGCAAGCACGTCGGCGTGGAGTGTCCCGTCGCCCTCCAACTCGACCAGCTCTGGGAACTGGTCGACCTCTCCGAGCGGACCCGCAGACACTGCATGCAGTTGGAGAACTGCTGTTACGGCAAGAACGAGATGCGTGTCCTGCGCATGGCCCACGCGGGCAAGTTCGGCGATCTGCTGCACGGGGCGGGCGCGTACAACCACGACCTGCGCGGCCTGATGTTCGACCCGGACTACTACGAGGGCCCGTGGCGGCGTCTGTGGCACACGCGGCTGCGCGGTGATCTCTACCCCAACCACGGCTTCGGTCCGGTTTCCAACTACATGGACATCAACCGCGGCGACCGCGTCACGCACATCTCCAGCTTCGGCACGCCCGCCCTCGGCCTGGCCGAGTACCGCAAGGCGCACATGCCCGCGGGCGACCCGAGCTGGAAGGAGACGTACATCGAGAGCGACCGCACGATCAGCCTCGTGCAGACGGCGAAGGGGCGGGTGATCCGTCTGGAGCACGACGTCTCGACCCCCCACCCCTACAGCCGCATCAACAGCCTCGGCGGCACCAAGGGCGTCTTCGAGGACTATCCCGAGCGCATCTACATCGAGCCGGACCACACGAACGACGAGTGGGGCGACTTCGGCAAGTACGCCGCGGACTTCGACCACTGGCTGTGGAAGGAGCACTCCAATCCGCCGGGCGGGCACGGCGGCATGGACTACATCATGATCTTCCGTCTGATGCAGACCATGCAGCTCGGCCTCGTGCCCGACTTCGACGTCTACGACGCCGCGGTCTGGACGTCGCCCGTCCCCCTGAGCCATCTGTCGATCAAGGCGAAGGGCGCGCCGCAGGCGATCCCGGACTTCACTCGCGGACTGTGGAAGAAGGAGCGTCCGGGAGTGGACTCGGAGAAGCCGAAGGCGTAA
- a CDS encoding ABC transporter ATP-binding protein: MIGLAPPEYDPAAPTTADTLPVGAPATVGAYVRELFKRHRRAFALLITVNTCAVVASMAGPYLLGDLVQNVSDSARDLHLGRTIGIFTVALVVQAVFVHQVRVRGAMLGERMLADLREDFLVRSVGLPPGVLERAGTGDLLSRITTDVDRLANAMREAVPQLAIGVVWAALLIGGLAVTAPPLAPALLVAVPLLVVGCRWYFKRAPSAYRSEAAGYAAVAAALAETIDAGRTVESHRLGERRVKLSERRIKEWTAWERHTLYLRSVLFPVITFTHTLVLCSVLMIGGVFVLQGWISVGQLTTGALIAQMLVDPLGIILRWYDELQVAQVSLARLVGVRDIEPDAGDGSVTPDGRHVLADDVHFGYRAGVDVLREVSLAVEPGSRVALVGPSGAGKSTLGRLLAGIYAPRDGHVTLGGAELSAMPAEEVRSHVALVNQEHHVFVGSLRDNLLLARTGARDAELWAALGAVDADGWAQALGEGLDTEVGSGGFALTPAQAQQIALARLVLADPHTLVLDEATSLLDPRAARHLERSLARVLDGRTVVAIAHRLHTAHDADVIAVVENGRISELGSHDELVGAGGAYAALWRSWHG, translated from the coding sequence ATGATCGGCCTGGCGCCACCGGAGTACGACCCGGCGGCCCCGACCACGGCGGACACCTTGCCCGTGGGCGCGCCCGCGACGGTAGGGGCCTACGTACGCGAGCTGTTCAAGCGGCACCGCCGGGCCTTCGCCCTGCTCATCACGGTCAACACCTGCGCCGTGGTGGCTTCCATGGCCGGTCCCTACCTGCTGGGCGATCTGGTCCAGAACGTCTCGGACAGCGCCCGCGACCTCCATCTGGGCCGCACCATCGGGATCTTCACCGTGGCGCTGGTCGTGCAGGCCGTCTTCGTCCATCAGGTGCGGGTGCGCGGTGCGATGCTCGGTGAGCGGATGCTGGCCGATCTGCGCGAGGACTTCCTCGTCCGTTCGGTCGGGCTGCCGCCGGGTGTGCTCGAACGGGCCGGGACGGGAGATCTCCTCTCCCGGATCACCACCGACGTCGACCGGCTCGCGAACGCCATGCGGGAGGCGGTGCCGCAGCTCGCCATCGGCGTGGTGTGGGCCGCGCTCCTGATCGGCGGTCTCGCCGTGACAGCGCCGCCGCTGGCGCCCGCCCTCCTCGTCGCGGTGCCTCTCCTGGTCGTCGGATGCCGCTGGTACTTCAAGCGGGCGCCCTCCGCCTACCGTTCGGAGGCCGCCGGGTACGCCGCCGTCGCCGCCGCTCTCGCCGAGACCATCGACGCGGGGCGCACGGTGGAGTCGCACCGGCTCGGAGAGCGCCGTGTGAAGCTGTCGGAGCGCCGGATCAAGGAATGGACGGCGTGGGAACGCCACACCCTCTACCTGCGCTCCGTCCTCTTCCCGGTCATCACCTTCACGCACACCCTCGTGCTCTGTTCCGTCCTGATGATCGGCGGCGTGTTCGTCCTCCAGGGCTGGATCAGCGTCGGCCAGCTGACGACGGGGGCGCTGATCGCCCAGATGCTCGTCGACCCGCTGGGGATCATCCTGCGCTGGTACGACGAGCTGCAGGTCGCCCAGGTCTCGCTCGCTCGGCTCGTGGGCGTACGGGACATCGAACCGGACGCGGGCGACGGCTCCGTCACTCCCGACGGACGCCATGTCCTCGCGGACGACGTGCACTTCGGCTACCGCGCGGGCGTCGACGTCCTGCGCGAGGTGTCGCTCGCCGTCGAGCCTGGTTCGCGTGTCGCCCTGGTCGGCCCGTCCGGCGCGGGCAAGTCCACCCTCGGCAGGCTGCTCGCCGGGATCTACGCACCGCGCGACGGTCACGTGACGCTGGGCGGGGCCGAGCTGTCGGCCATGCCCGCCGAAGAGGTCCGCTCCCACGTGGCGCTGGTCAACCAGGAGCACCACGTCTTCGTGGGCTCCCTGCGCGACAACCTCCTCCTCGCCAGGACCGGGGCGCGGGACGCGGAGCTGTGGGCGGCTCTGGGCGCGGTCGACGCGGACGGCTGGGCACAGGCTCTGGGCGAGGGCCTGGACACCGAGGTGGGTTCGGGCGGCTTCGCCCTCACCCCGGCACAGGCCCAGCAGATCGCGCTGGCCCGCCTGGTCCTCGCCGACCCGCACACCTTGGTCCTTGACGAGGCGACCTCGCTCCTGGACCCGCGCGCGGCACGCCACTTGGAACGCTCCCTCGCCCGCGTCCTCGACGGCCGCACGGTCGTGGCCATCGCCCACCGGCTGCATACCGCGCACGATGCGGATGTCATCGCGGTGGTCGAGAACGGCCGGATCAGCGAGCTGGGCAGCCATGACGAGCTGGTGGGGGCGGGGGGTGCGTACGCGGCGCTCTGGCGGTCCTGGCATGGATAG
- a CDS encoding peptide-N4-asparagine amidase, with amino-acid sequence MRRRVMSMLAGVTLAASTLFSAGPAAADTPPPEFGNDWHDPVTAAPPVPKPHTKSCEVTVAEAQFKDFTPYEGAYSPPGKCGAGDWGKVVLRLDGKVKGRQYDRLGYLRVGGVEVFRTSTPEPSVDGISWSVEKDVTRYRETLARDQRVEMLIGNVVNETYTGVIDVKATLTFYAARKGGANGDAKDEQGPPDRVLPLGDGTALTTPRNSERIVAEVYATGSGGGCEEYWYLTVPDAAPYSCKAEDGPYREVQVTVDGQLAGVATPFPTVWTGGWSNPFLWYVIPGPRAFDIKPIEYDLTPFAGLLNDGRPHQVEVSVAGRPEATTGWHTPTNVLVWQDEKRERVTGKLTAHKAGDLANQATYTPGSPEREHRLDTSGSHRLSVSGYVDTSHGRVETTVTRALANTSVHRWTEGESTDALKSTWTDRETVTRDGRATRTDRTYTMDGTTTLGAGDRLRTEITLGDRAETVVRKDGRRTARTVTDDRYEGDATYTANAPREDRHAVGTSRERYRVYGDGGCHDRTLATEQGALTVNRLRC; translated from the coding sequence ATGAGAAGACGCGTCATGTCCATGCTCGCCGGGGTCACCCTCGCGGCGAGCACACTCTTCAGCGCGGGCCCGGCGGCGGCCGACACGCCCCCACCGGAATTCGGCAACGACTGGCACGACCCGGTCACGGCCGCCCCGCCCGTCCCGAAGCCGCACACCAAGTCCTGTGAAGTGACCGTGGCCGAGGCGCAGTTCAAGGACTTCACGCCCTACGAAGGCGCCTACAGCCCGCCCGGGAAATGCGGCGCGGGCGACTGGGGCAAGGTCGTCCTGCGCCTCGACGGCAAGGTCAAGGGGCGGCAGTACGACCGCCTCGGCTATCTCCGCGTGGGCGGTGTCGAGGTCTTCAGGACGTCCACCCCTGAGCCGTCCGTCGACGGCATCTCCTGGTCCGTGGAGAAGGACGTCACGCGCTACCGCGAGACCCTGGCGCGCGACCAGCGGGTCGAGATGCTCATCGGGAACGTCGTCAACGAGACGTACACCGGCGTCATCGACGTCAAGGCGACCCTGACGTTCTACGCGGCGCGGAAGGGCGGCGCGAACGGCGACGCGAAGGACGAGCAGGGGCCCCCGGACCGCGTCCTGCCGCTGGGCGACGGCACCGCCCTCACCACCCCGCGCAACAGCGAGCGCATCGTCGCCGAGGTCTACGCGACCGGCTCCGGCGGCGGCTGCGAGGAGTACTGGTATCTGACGGTCCCGGACGCGGCGCCCTACTCCTGCAAGGCCGAGGACGGGCCCTACCGCGAGGTGCAGGTCACGGTGGACGGCCAACTCGCCGGTGTCGCCACGCCGTTCCCGACCGTGTGGACGGGCGGCTGGTCCAACCCCTTCCTGTGGTACGTGATTCCGGGTCCCCGCGCCTTCGACATCAAGCCCATCGAGTACGACCTGACGCCCTTCGCCGGGCTGCTCAACGACGGCCGTCCGCACCAGGTGGAGGTGTCCGTGGCGGGCAGGCCGGAGGCGACGACCGGCTGGCACACGCCGACCAACGTCCTCGTCTGGCAGGACGAGAAGCGCGAGCGCGTCACCGGCAAGCTGACCGCGCACAAGGCGGGCGACCTCGCCAACCAGGCCACGTACACGCCCGGTTCGCCGGAGCGCGAGCACCGTCTCGACACCTCGGGCAGCCACCGGCTCAGCGTCTCGGGATACGTCGACACCTCTCACGGCCGCGTCGAGACGACCGTCACCCGTGCGCTGGCCAACACATCCGTCCACCGCTGGACCGAGGGCGAGTCCACCGACGCGCTCAAGTCGACCTGGACCGACCGTGAGACGGTCACCCGGGACGGCCGCGCGACCCGTACCGACCGGACGTACACGATGGACGGCACGACGACGCTGGGCGCCGGTGACCGCCTGCGCACCGAGATCACCCTCGGCGACAGGGCGGAGACCGTCGTCAGGAAGGACGGGCGCCGCACCGCTCGTACGGTCACCGACGACCGCTACGAAGGCGACGCGACGTACACCGCCAACGCCCCGCGCGAGGACCGGCACGCCGTCGGCACATCCCGTGAGCGCTATCGCGTGTACGGCGACGGCGGCTGCCACGACCGCACGCTGGCCACCGAACAGGGCGCTCTCACGGTGAACCGGCTGCGCTGCTGA
- a CDS encoding ABC transporter transmembrane domain-containing protein has product MQIRDLPFTDPGMPDARSGPHFLRWLGRNQLGGQLKSLAWGLLHFGSIAVLPYLVGLAVQAVVDCSGERLAVAGAVMTLSGLAIALGDTMLHRTAVTNWITAAARVQQLLARKTAQLGSALTRRVAAGEVVAVSTGDVEKIGWFVEAASRFTAAALTVVFVCVGVVVYQPALGIVVAVGVPVLALAVLPLLPRATRRADHQREKAGRATELASDTVAGLRVLRGIGGEELFLDRYRRASQEVRTAAVRSARMWAAISAVQVLMPGLLLIAVVWHGVNLAREGRITIGELVTVYSTVTLLTYPLRHFEEIAMAYSFSRPSAKRAARVLSLQRTAHAGDGPRDGTDTAAGGRSGDVEMPSGDLYDPATGLLAPSGRFTAVVCGDPDEAGRLAERLGGHAAFDDAEELPSVLLGGVALDELPLATARTAVLVQDKDPVLLSGTLRGLLDVPASGAVSADDALAAAQCADVLDALAQASVDEAPMDAHVTERGRSLSGGQRQRLALARSLVTDPEVLVLDEPTSAVDSHTEARVAEGVKGLRKGRTTVVLTSSPLLLDRAERVVFLHEGEVVAVGEHRELVHSEPRYRAVVTRETDEERASQAPTGTNTTTDIGIDIDIDIEETA; this is encoded by the coding sequence ATGCAGATTCGCGATCTACCGTTCACCGACCCGGGCATGCCGGATGCCCGCTCGGGCCCTCACTTCCTGCGCTGGCTCGGGCGCAACCAGCTCGGCGGCCAGCTGAAATCACTCGCCTGGGGTCTCCTGCACTTCGGCTCGATCGCGGTCCTCCCCTACCTCGTCGGACTCGCCGTGCAGGCCGTGGTCGACTGCTCAGGGGAACGACTCGCCGTGGCGGGTGCGGTGATGACGCTGAGCGGCCTCGCCATCGCCCTCGGCGACACCATGCTGCACCGCACGGCGGTCACCAACTGGATCACCGCCGCCGCCCGCGTCCAGCAGCTCCTCGCCCGTAAGACCGCGCAGCTCGGCTCGGCGCTCACGCGGCGCGTCGCCGCCGGTGAGGTGGTCGCGGTCTCCACCGGTGACGTCGAGAAGATCGGCTGGTTCGTGGAGGCCGCCTCGCGGTTCACGGCTGCGGCACTCACGGTCGTCTTCGTCTGCGTGGGCGTCGTTGTGTACCAGCCCGCTCTCGGCATCGTCGTCGCGGTGGGCGTCCCGGTGCTCGCGCTCGCCGTGCTGCCGCTGCTGCCGCGCGCCACCCGGCGGGCCGACCATCAGCGCGAGAAGGCCGGGCGCGCCACAGAGCTTGCGTCGGACACCGTGGCGGGTCTGCGGGTGCTGCGCGGCATCGGCGGCGAGGAACTCTTCCTCGACCGCTACCGCCGCGCCTCGCAGGAAGTGCGTACGGCCGCTGTGCGCAGCGCCCGGATGTGGGCGGCGATCTCGGCGGTCCAGGTGCTGATGCCGGGGCTGCTCCTGATCGCGGTTGTCTGGCACGGCGTGAATCTGGCCCGCGAGGGCCGGATCACCATCGGCGAGCTGGTCACCGTCTACAGCACGGTCACGCTCCTGACCTACCCCTTGCGGCACTTCGAGGAGATCGCGATGGCCTACAGCTTCTCGCGCCCCTCAGCCAAGCGGGCCGCCCGGGTGCTCTCGCTGCAGCGCACGGCGCATGCCGGTGACGGGCCGCGGGACGGCACGGACACGGCTGCGGGCGGCCGGAGTGGCGACGTGGAGATGCCCTCGGGTGATCTCTACGACCCGGCGACCGGACTCCTGGCTCCCTCGGGCCGGTTCACCGCCGTCGTGTGCGGCGACCCGGACGAGGCGGGGCGGCTCGCCGAGCGCCTCGGCGGGCACGCGGCGTTCGACGACGCGGAGGAGCTGCCGTCCGTGCTGCTCGGCGGGGTGGCGCTCGACGAGCTGCCGCTGGCCACCGCCCGTACCGCCGTCCTCGTGCAGGACAAGGACCCGGTCCTGCTCTCGGGCACACTCCGCGGACTGCTCGACGTACCGGCGTCGGGAGCGGTGAGCGCCGACGACGCCCTGGCGGCGGCGCAGTGCGCGGACGTCCTGGACGCCCTGGCGCAGGCCTCCGTGGACGAGGCCCCGATGGACGCCCACGTCACCGAGCGCGGACGCTCCCTGTCGGGCGGGCAGCGCCAACGTCTCGCGCTGGCAAGGTCGTTGGTCACCGATCCCGAGGTCCTCGTGCTCGACGAGCCGACGTCAGCCGTCGACTCGCACACCGAGGCGCGGGTCGCCGAGGGCGTCAAGGGGCTGCGCAAGGGACGTACGACCGTGGTCCTCACGTCGTCACCGCTGCTCCTGGACCGGGCCGAGCGTGTCGTCTTCCTCCATGAGGGCGAGGTCGTGGCGGTGGGCGAACACCGCGAACTGGTGCACAGCGAGCCGCGCTACCGGGCGGTCGTGACGCGCGAGACGGATGAGGAACGGGCCTCGCAGGCGCCGACCGGCACCAACACCACCACCGACATCGGCATCGACATCGACATCGACATCGAGGAGACGGCATGA
- a CDS encoding cation:dicarboxylate symporter family transporter: MPQSVPSLPRRVARTLRTSLFAQVACALVLGVLVGRLWPDVGTAVQPLGDGFVRLIKAMIAPLVFCVVVAGITKAGDLKAFGRIGIKALIWFEVATTVALVVGLLAGNLVSPGAGMNVDPATLDASEVDAKTGGGELPSTSEFILHSLPDSAIGAFAENSLLQVLVLSCLVGAALLHLGNTKVPAILPAIEQGQEVVFAIVGFIMKLAPLAVFGATAHLVGEYGLGALSTYGKLIGVCYAVALIFLVLLAVALKALTGLSLWKFVRYTREEMLLALGTASSEAVMPRMMQKLRQAGCRDDAVGLVLPTGYSFNLDGASIYLSVGTLFIAQAVGVDLSLGQQITVVLVLMLTSKGMAGVPGSAFLALSATASALGVIPAGAVALLLGVDRIMDAMRVATNLLGNCVAVFVVSRWEGALDTARAKKVLGGEIAFVPEQAEEPGSADVSTAGPDEPKSLTPSASPSPLPDAPSSTVRE, translated from the coding sequence GTGCCGCAGTCCGTACCGTCCCTACCGCGACGCGTAGCACGCACATTGCGCACCTCACTGTTCGCGCAGGTCGCCTGCGCGCTGGTGCTCGGAGTCCTCGTCGGAAGGCTGTGGCCCGACGTGGGCACCGCCGTCCAACCGCTCGGCGACGGCTTCGTACGTCTCATCAAGGCGATGATCGCCCCCCTTGTGTTCTGCGTGGTCGTCGCCGGCATCACCAAGGCCGGAGATCTCAAGGCCTTCGGGCGCATCGGGATCAAGGCCCTCATCTGGTTCGAGGTCGCGACCACGGTCGCCCTCGTCGTCGGCCTGCTCGCCGGGAACCTCGTCAGTCCCGGCGCCGGAATGAACGTCGACCCCGCCACACTCGACGCGTCCGAGGTCGACGCGAAGACCGGCGGCGGTGAGCTGCCCTCCACGAGCGAGTTCATCCTGCACTCGCTGCCCGACAGCGCGATCGGTGCCTTCGCCGAGAACTCGCTGCTCCAAGTCCTCGTGCTGTCCTGTCTGGTGGGCGCGGCGCTGCTGCATCTCGGCAACACGAAGGTCCCCGCGATCCTGCCCGCCATCGAGCAGGGCCAGGAGGTCGTCTTCGCGATCGTCGGCTTCATCATGAAGCTGGCACCGCTCGCCGTGTTCGGCGCCACCGCGCATCTGGTGGGGGAGTACGGTCTCGGCGCCCTGTCGACGTACGGCAAGCTCATCGGGGTCTGTTACGCGGTGGCCCTGATCTTCCTCGTCCTGCTCGCCGTGGCCCTGAAGGCGCTGACGGGTCTGAGCCTGTGGAAGTTCGTGCGCTACACGCGCGAGGAGATGCTGCTCGCGCTCGGCACGGCCTCCAGCGAGGCCGTCATGCCGCGCATGATGCAGAAGCTGCGCCAGGCGGGCTGCCGCGACGACGCGGTGGGCCTGGTCCTGCCGACGGGGTACTCCTTCAACCTCGACGGCGCTTCCATCTATCTCTCCGTCGGTACGCTGTTCATCGCGCAGGCCGTGGGCGTGGACCTGAGCCTGGGCCAGCAGATCACGGTCGTCCTCGTCCTGATGCTGACCAGCAAGGGCATGGCGGGCGTGCCCGGTTCGGCGTTCCTCGCGCTGTCCGCGACCGCCTCGGCGCTCGGGGTCATCCCGGCCGGTGCGGTCGCCCTGCTGCTCGGCGTGGACCGCATCATGGACGCCATGCGCGTCGCCACGAACCTGCTCGGCAACTGCGTCGCGGTCTTCGTGGTCTCGCGCTGGGAGGGCGCGCTGGACACGGCGCGGGCCAAGAAGGTCCTCGGCGGCGAGATCGCGTTCGTACCCGAGCAGGCGGAGGAGCCCGGCAGCGCTGACGTGAGCACCGCCGGGCCCGATGAGCCCAAGTCCCTTACGCCTTCGGCTTCTCCGAGTCCACTCCCGGACGCTCCTTCTTCCACAGTCCGCGAGTGA